The following nucleotide sequence is from Triticum dicoccoides isolate Atlit2015 ecotype Zavitan chromosome 7B, WEW_v2.0, whole genome shotgun sequence.
CTTTTGGAGTATGTGCACAACCCATGCCAGGGGTTGCACCTCAGCCCAGGGGACCTCCACCAGTGCCAAAGGTGGCTGCACCACCGCCAGGACTTGCTGCAACACAACCTAGAGGACCTATGCCGGTAAATAGAGGACCTCCACCACCACATGGTTGGCCTGCACAACTACTGAATGTGACAACCCCACTGCCAAAGGGTCCTGCACAGCCAAACTGGTGGCCAACATCAACACCCAGGGAAGCTGCCCCACCACCACCATCGGTACTTTCCCAAGTGCAGAGTGTCTCTGGACAGCAACCTACTCTTACACAACAGCAAAAGAGTGGAGCCCCACTATTGTCTTCTACTTCAACACCTACTGGTGGTCATGTAGGTGCTTCTAGGGTTGAACAACACCTTGGATATCCTACTCCAATGCCTGACCCACCAATCCCTAGAGACCCACCAAAGTCGACAACCAAAGGAAGGGTGAAAACTAAGAGGATTCAATCAGCACTTGAACTGCACCCGAAAAAAAGAACAAATGCAGTTATTGTAGTTCTGTTGAACACAATTCGGCGCTCTGCCCAGCAAGATTGGTTTGAAAAGAACACCTTGGAGAATGAGAGAAGGTCTTGCAAAGTGATAGATTTGAGGAGCATTGCACACTACCTGAGATTCATTCTGAAAAATAATTCCTCTATTTGAACTATTATTAATGTTCCTATTCTATTTTTTATGATACCCGAAACTACCTATGAGTCATGGCTTTGAATTTTTAGCGTACCAGAAACTGCCTATGAATTATGGCTTTTGAATTTTAGCATACAACACTGTAATTTGATTGAACCATGTTAAACAGATATCTTGTCTTGCAGGCATGGACTATTGCATTACTTTTACTATGCATGCAACTTCTGTtgcatattcttgcaagttgcaataTTGTGTCAAGCAACTAGTTGAAGTATTGTTGCAAGTATAATGACAAAAAATGCAAAATCAAGTTTGTGCTTTTTTAAAAAGTCATGCTAGTTTGATGATAAAAACGAACCTAGTGTAGCTTCAAGCTGTCTTTCCAAGGGGCCTTGATGCAATCGGTGTTAACCCAATTGCTTGTTAGTTGCTTCCTGGTGTTTGGAATGTCATCTTGGGTGAATCTAGGAACAGTCCTTGCCTCCCAATCACTTGTGAGTGCAAGCGCGAAAACCCCACAGTCAAACATGTACAACAAATGGAAGGCAAAAATAGTATGTTATTGGTTGCATAGTTTCTTGTATGTAGTATAAATATagtgagaaaataaaaaaaaaattaaaGAGATCAGACCAAACAAAAGACCGTGTAAAAAAATCTAGCGGTTTGGGTGTTCTGATTGCTTACTCATTGTTTTTCTTTGGGACATCAATGTTGACAAGTTTAAATTCGTCCATGGAAATGTGAGACTTAGGGTAGTGTTTATCCTAGAGAGCTCTGACACTTGCTACAATAGACCTTGCGCAACCGTCCAAGGTCTTGTTATCAAGTGTCCTCCACGAATCAAGCACCTCGAACTTTCGATCTcatatattcaagttgaaaacccaaTAATGGTTTCCTGTGATTGGCTTGGTTTTGTCAATGTTCTCTATGACAAGGAACATGATCTGTAAAAAAATAGGAGGCAAAGGAAAAAAGGTTATTATATAGCACGAAAGACATGTTGTGAATCTGGGAAACTTATACAACTGTATAAACATTTGAGCAACTTGTGATATTACTCTCTGGCAAATTAGTACAGTCATTTGAGCAACTTGAACACATGGGATGCTaaatgggggtgggggtgggggaggtgtGTGGTAATACCATAAGCAACTTATTTTGCTACTCAGGCAAGTATAAACATTTGTGTGAGCAATTTCTTCCATGCTATGTGGTTGTTCACACACTTGTTCCATGCATTTGTAACTAGAAGAAAATGATATGAACAACAAGAAACATTTTGCTGACCATATCTTTACGATCCGGCCGGTTGGATTTCTTGAATCTTGAAGTAAGCTCTTGGCCGTCTAATGACATCTGCTGCAACATTAtctgaaaaatcaaaagaaaaagggaaaatgcACCTATAAAAACAACATGAAGAAAAAAAGCAAACCATTGAAAAACAGGCAAGTTAACTAACTTTTCTTACCGAGAATCTTAAGGGCATCACCACCTTCATTGAATCTGGTGGCAAGTTCATCATGATGGACTGTATCCCAATTTCAACTACATGGGACAACATGAACCCTTCCTTTTTCATTGCGTTAGCAAGCTCCCTCATAGTTACAAAGTACTTACCGTAGTTAAACTACCTTTGGGCTGCATTTGAAAATGAGAAAAAACAAGAATGtcatgttgacatgatgctcatAAAATCGAAAACAAAAAGTGGTTTTGAATCAACTTGTTGCTCTGTTGaactttttcataaaaattgcctgctGTTGGTGTATGATATGCCTACATGACATTACATATGTTGCCTGACACAAAGTAAAAAATGCTTGGAAATTGTTTTAATTGGTATCTACATCAGGTGACTATTCTTCATTTAACCTCCCATGCAAAATAACCGATGCATATAATCGGTTCACAGCAGCTCTGCATTTAAATGAATTTTTCTCATTGTAGTCTATGAATGGTGATCTCATGCAAGGAGCAGGCTTGATTATCCTTCTTTAAAATTTATTAAGGACAGGCTCTCCAGAGCTGTTGCTGCTATAAAACTTGCTACCTGATCCTTCTTCTCCTTGGTTAGAAGTTTTTTCTGGTGTGAACAGTTCACATGCTTCATTACCAGCTACAAATTCCAAATCATCACTGTCGTCGAGAATTTGTATGTACTCATGTTCTGCGATACTGCTTGGCCCATCACCTCCCTGTGCTCCCTCAACAGTAGTTTTCGGATTGAAAATGTTATCTAAGACAAGTGAGAAAGATGGGGCCGAGCAGTACTCATGAACAAAACTGTTTGATGATGTGCTTTTGCTTTGGTGAATCTGTGTTCCATCCATCTCTGCTTGAATGAAAATGGGTGACATGTTGCTTGAGCTTTCTACAAGATTTTTACTTCGAGGGGCAATCTTGCTATGAGATCACTGATTTCCAGAACATTTATTTCTAGGTTATTCTTTGTGCTCCCCTTGAATTACAGCGGTGGACGGTTTTCTTTGTTACCATCACAAAAATGGTTTTCCCCCTTGGGACTCACTGTTTGGGCAGACTGGGTAACTAAAGTTGACTTTGCAGGCAACTTGCTCAGTGATTCAGGCAACTTTGATGAGTGATGATCGACGCAAGTTGTGTCACCTATAAAAACGGTGAATGTCAAGGGGCAGATGTTTTCTTGATCCTTGCCCAGACCTGCATCTAATAATGGACCCAGTGATGCTCCTTTCATCTTACGCTCTTTGGCAAAATTGGGAACATTTGTCGATTGCGGCACACTAATGCAAGGGAGCTTTTGTGCTTGACAATTTAGCTCAACCAAGGGTTGCCTACAACTTAGAATAGATGTGTTCACTGCTGTTTGTGGTGACACTCTAACTGGTGCTTGTTTGATTAAAAGATTTGCATGGAGTTTTTTGCAACTTGCTTCCTCCTTGGGCTGAGTTGCCAGACTTTGTGTGACAGGTGGTGCAACATTATCACTTTGGAATccttttggtgctcttgtagtgttTGATGTTTTATTTACTTCCACCTGGGGCTCCAAAGTAGCCCAATTTGCCTCTTTCTGTACAGTAGTTGTCTGGCTTTGATGTTGTATTTGCCCAGATTTCTTAATAGCTGACTGCCTTTCCTTGGGAACCTGCACTTGCTGTGAATTTTTTGAACGCCTTTCTTGTAGCTCCTCTACTGTTGCTGTCACTACTGTTGGCTGCAGGATGAAGCTGACAgtctttttcttcttcggtgggaTGGGTGGTAGTCCCTCTCTGCAATTTCTTCTGGTTTTCCACCCAAGTTATGTTCTGCACCCATTTCTCTCATCAGCCTCTTGCGCATGTGTTTTGGACATATTTCCGTCAAGTCCATTGGGGGCAATTCCTTCAACTCTAATCCCATCAACAGGTTGTGAAAAACCCTCTTTGCTTCCCATGCAGCTGGTGCCTCATCAATGCATTCCTTCGCTTCATACATTGGTATGTGTGGGGAAAAAGATTCCCGCTCCATCATCACTATGTCTCTGATGTTAACCGAGCCAAAGTCATCAAGCTCCTTAGGTTTGTTGTCCTTCTTTTGAAGCAAAAACCGTAGTGTACATTCATCATCGTCGTCACTGTCCAAGTAACCAGTAGCTCCATCCTCATTCATGATGTTCCCACCACCATCACCGTGGCCACTGCTATTACCTCCACAGCTATCCTCATCATCCTTGCCATCCCCGGCCCCTTGCCACCCCCCTCCTTGTCTTCTTCCTTGTCACCACCTtttccacatcatcatcatcatcttcttcatcctcGTCATCTTCTGTACTAACTTCATCTTCTTCCTTTTCATCGctatcttcctcttcatcatctcccTCTTGCTCGACTGTTTGTTGTCCCTTGCCTGCTACTGTACTTGCCATTGTGTCACCTGGTTGTGTTTCCCCATCCTTGCTAGCACTGTCATCATGGGTTGCTTGATCCTCTTGTTCCATTTCAGCAGTACGTGCTTCCTCCCTCTCACCTTGTTCTTATGGCTTGTTAGGGTTACGCCCTACATCTTCCCTCCTCAGTTCATCACAATCATCGTCGTCCGAGTCCCCATCACTGCCGCTATCGCTTTTTTCTCCATCGTCATCATCTGCTTCATTAGATTCATCTCCATCTTTGTCATTATCATCACTGTCTGACTTGTATGACTCTTCTTCACTAGGTACGCTGTCGCTGCCTTCTTCACTTAATAAGCTTTCGCTGTCACTGCCCAATTGTTTACTTCTTTTCTTTGAACGCTGCCTACTTGTTCCCATCTTACTAGGTTCTGTCGTGCTTTTCCCAGCTTCAATATCATCGATCCTACCAATGTTGTACACAAGCTTTCCAACTGAGTGTGATATTTCGGAACACATTTCGTGCACCATGATTGATACCTTCTTTTGTTTCTGTAAAACAAGAAAAAAGTGATCAGAACATATAACAAAAATATCAGGTAAGCTTAGTGAAAAAACATACTGTAAGCAACTCTAAAAAAGTGCTGACAACAGAGTTGTATGTAAAGTTGCCTAAAACACAATTGTATTAATTTGTGTAAAATAACACTCAGATGAATACATGTTGCTTAAAACAAAGAGAGAGAAAATAAATGAAAATAGAAAAAATTGAATGAGTTTCATTACAAGGAAAAGATGAAAGTTGTCTGAATAACTGTGTGAGGAAAATATACATAGATAAAATGAGTTTGCCTAATGTAGCACATTCGAATTGGGAACTTGGCACACAATAATATGATTTAAACACTGAAGTTGCCTACCCTCAAGTAGGAAGTTGCTTACATACATGTTTAAATTTGCGCATAATAAAATGTCTAGGTAGGAATTGGGAACTTGGCACACAATAATATGATTTAAAAACTGAAGTTGCCTACCCTCAAGTAGGAAGTTGCTTACATACATGTTTAAATTTGCACATAATAAAATGTCTAGGGAGGAATTGGGAACTTGGCACACAATAATATGATTTAAACACTGAAGTTGCCTACCCTCAAGTAGGAAGTTGCTTACATACATGTTTAAATTTGCCATGGGACTAGTTACCTTGAAAAAAAAACACAAGGACAAAAAGGCCATAATGACTTGATGCTAACAAATAAATGAGAAAACAAAAGCTAATAAATTACTTACTTCTTTATTATATGACTCAGGTAATCTTGCTGCAACAAATTTTGTGATGTGATCCATGCTTCCGAACAAACTGTCGTCCGCACATCGGGAAAACTCAGTCTTAAGCTGATTGCATTTGTTTGtagagaaaaaagaataaaaaaagtgtGAGCAGATAAGATCCATTTGTGGAAAAAACAGTACGACATAGTATATAACTTCACGCTGAAAAATAGGCAATTTTCCACCTAAGAGTTGAGCTGAATTACTAGCATAAAAATTGAGTCACACAACCACTCCATTTCCCTCCAAAAACATATTTTGTTCATCACAAGAAACCAAAAAATGGCATGCTTGtctgaaaaaagtaaaaaaattgctTGACCAAAATTATGACTTGCCAGATTTAAATACATGAATTGCCTATTTTTCTATCATTATTGTACCTTGTACTTTAAAAGTAGTCCACGGACATAAGAAGTATGTGTGTCCTAATAAAACACAAGGTGAACAtaaaaaaggaaagagaaaaaaaCTTACACATAGTTTGCCATATTGACCCGGGCCAATCTTATCCTTCTTCACGACTTTGCGATTAAATCTGAGTTCCAAACAGAAACTCTTGGTGTCAAGCTTGGGATAGGTTCATCCACGTCAAGTGAGTCCAGATACAACAACTGCATGGGAGTAAAATAAACACATGATTTTCCAACAGAAAGGAaacaagaaagaagaagagagAACCAACGTTAAGATTGTCCGCACTTACTACAAGATGGAAAACACAACATCATACATCATTCTTCTTGACACTTGCTACTGTGAATGCTACCTTTAACTGATCAACAACAAACTGACAAACATTTGTCTCTGTTATACCATTGACATCCATAACAACAGGGAAGCTTTTTGGAGAGATGTTTAGACTTGTTGATGGTGCAAGAAAACAAGAAAAAGCGACTGCTAGCCAAGCACGGAGGAAATTGTCATCATGAGATCCATGCATATCTCCAATCATCTTACACCATGCCATGAGGGTTGGTGAGTTCTTGAGTGTAATGTTGTAGATGCTGTAAATGGCCTTTGTGATGTCAGGACGATTCTCAAAACAGACCTTTCTGCCCCTATTTGGCAACCCCCATATTCTATGCACGCTCGCTGCATCTACCGTGATATTCCCCCTCTCTGGTATAAAAATTTGGGACCTCTTGGGGTTGTAGTGCTTCATAATCTATTGGCCGAGATCAACATCCATTGTAGTGGCTGCGAGGTCCAACAAACCGCCGAACTCTTTGTCAATGATCACACCCTTTTGGAAAGATATAAGAGATTCATTTAGTTTATATAACCTTGCAGGCGATCCCCTGTTCCTAAAACCCTGCAGAAACAAAAACATAAACACTGGGAACCCCTGTTAAAAGAGATTTGAGGCAACACATGTATATAGTTTGGCAAATCACACACATTAGATGGGCAAAAATAAAGCAAATCTAAGCAAAAAAAAGTGCATTACCTCATTTTTTGAAGACTTTTGGCGCTTTGCTTTTCTTGGATGATCCTCAATATCTTTGTCAGCTTCACGCTCGTTATCTTTGTCAAATTCAGGGTCCTTATCAGCATCTCTAGATACATCCTCGTTGCTATCAATATCTGATGGACGGGGGCCACGAGCAATGATCACTTTCGACATTCTTTGACACTTGTACCCAATTGTGGGCGCAGTACTACGAGCCTACGGAGGTGCAAGAACCAACAAAAAACAGCATATAGACATGCTGCACATTAAATGcagcacgaaaaagaaaaaaaagaagaaaaataatttCGAAGAATTTTCCCCAGGCACCTCTATTTCATTATCTGCAGTAACATTAGAAGGATCGGCGTCAGTGTTGACTGGAAGGCGGTCTTCCTGCATTTCCTTACTGCTGCCATCCATTGTTCCTAGTATATGGCAGAAAAAAGCCATTCTTAAAAACCATGGgtaaaaaaatacatacataaaCACGTGAGTTGAACAGTTAACTAATCAGGAAATGAACAGCTGCTTCCACTTCAACTATCTTACACAAAAGAAGTACCTACAAAACTAATTCCACTTGAACTAATGCACAGGACACATGTGAGCAGTTAACTAATGCACAAGCAAGTGCATCCTCTACATTATGCAAAAACAATGACAAAAACAGGCAACATCTATTAGGACATCTATTATACAAACGTGTGACAAGAAAAACACATGCAGGTTGGTGACCTTCCAGTTCAACAAACACCATGCAAAATAAACAGGCAACTAATAGACAACTATTAGGCATTTTTTAGCAAACATGTGTATATGGAAAGGAACATAGTCAGCAAGGCTATATCAGCGATGACCATTGTCGCAAAGCTATATAATGGACTCAAAAAATAGTCATATGCACAAAATTGTCGTCCACCAGGTATGACTATTTGTTGTTTCCCCTTGAAAAATACACATGCAATTTGCTGGGTATCAGTTGGGCAAACATCATTGAGTTAACATGCAACTAGGGAGACAACTGTTGGGGAAACACCATCTAATTAACAGGCAACTAGGGAGACAATTATTGGGCAACTATGTTGTACATCAGTTGGGCAAACACCATCCAGTTGACAGGAAACTAGGGAGACAACTGTTAGGCAACTATGCTCTACATCAGTTGGGCAAAAACAACTCAGTTGACAGGCAACTAGGAGACAACTGTTAGGTAACTATGTTGTACATCAGTTGGGCAAACACCATCCAGCTGACAGGCAACTAGGGAGACAACTGTTAGGCAACTAACCCGAATAACTGCTATTACACAAAGTTTTCCCCCAAAAACCTAATGAATTCAGCAGGCGACAGAGTAAGAGGAACCCCTGACCAAAAAAGTACTGCAAAATTGCCTTACCAAAATCGATTTCTCACGCATCTAGAACCTCCCATGGTGGGTTAAAACATGCACGCACACATGCCCGAAAATCGAGTTCCTCCACTCTTCCTCAAGCATCAACGGGCGCGAGTTGTCTCGCACCCCCAACCAAAATCGAGCGCATCCAAGGCTATCATAACAACGGGGCGAGTCGTCTCGCACCCCCAACCAAATTCGAGCGCATCCAAGGCTATCTACATCGAGATGCATAGATGGGAAGCAGAGCTGGGGCGGAAATGTACAGCGAGATGCATATGTGGGAAGTAGAGCTGGGGCGGAAATGTACAACGAGATGCATATGTGGGAAGAAGAGCTGGGGCGGGGATTACCGGAGTTTTGGGGCATAGATCCTCCACTCATCACCGGACCATCGCTCCTGCCTGCGCCCTGCTGCAGTCGTTCACCGCACCACCGCCTCCGGTTGTCGTTCCTCCCTAGATCCCACCTGTCAACGAAGCAGCACGGCCAGTGTCGCCGAGAGCACCAAAATGCCTCGCCCCTCGAACGGAAACGCTGCGCACCGCTCGAATCNNNNNNNNNNNNNNNNNNNNNNNNNNNNNNNNNNNNNNNNNNNNNNNNNNNNNNNNNNNNNNNNNNNNNNNNNNNNNNNNNNNNNNNNNNNNNNNNNNNNNNNNNNNNNNNNNNNNNNNNNNNNNNNNNNNNNNNNNNNNNNNNNNNNNNNNNNNNNNNNNNNNNNNNNNNNNNNNNNNNNNNNNNNNNNNNNNNNNNNNNNNNNNNNNNNNNNNNNNNNNNNNNNNNNNNNNNNNNNNNNNNNNNNNNNNNNNNNNNNNNNNNNNNNNNNNNNNNNNNNNNNNNNNNNNNNNNNNNNNNNNNNNNNNNNNNNNNNNNNNNNNNNNNNNNNNNNNNNNNNNNNNNNNNNNNNNNNNNNNNNNNNNNNNNNNNNNNNNNNNNNNNNNNNNNNNNNNNNNNNNNNNNNNNNNNNNNNNNNNNNNNNNNNNNNNNNNNNNNNNNNNNNNNNNNNNNNNNNNNNNNNNNNNNNNNNNNNNNNNNTTCTCTGTGCTGGAGTCAAGGGAGGGCGGTGGGCGTGGGAATGGTGACGCGCGACGTGGCAGCGAGGGTGGGGATGGACTAGTCGCGTGTCCAACGAGTCGGACCGACATGCCGAAACCTGAGACGCGCCCCCGACCTCGACCAGGCAGCACCTGCGCGTCGCGATCCAGATCGGATGGCGCGCGAGGGTGTGCGCTCGGGACGCCCAATGAGCACAGCTGCATTTTTTAGAATTTGGGAacataaaaaggaaaaggaaaaacaaaacaaaaacacatAAAAGAAATAGAAATATAATGCGTTGAGCGTACTGCGCCGGCCAGCAGTGGCGAAAGGTGTGTATTTTGCTGGCTTACTAAAAGCTGGGCGGACCTAGCTGCCTCTAGCTGTGGTGGTATCGTCTCCCGGAACGGAGTGAAACAAACAGGGGATTTTTGTTCTGCTCCGTGCTTTGTTTCTGCCCTGAAGAGCCGGCTACAGATTCGCCTACCAGTCGCTCCCTGCTCAACACAACGAAATCTACCGCACATACGATCCGAACACACTCTCACCAGCAATAACAACACTGTAACAATTCCACTGTAACAGTCTGAAATCTCTCTGGACCGCACTGTCTACGACCGAACCGCTTCTTACTCTAAGGTGTAAGCCATCGCATACTTGTGAGAGATAGCGCTGCATCATTCACTGAAAGGCGGAAAAGAGCAGGAAGATACCACACGGCTAAAGTTATTCCTCATTCAATCCCCAAGCACTACAAGGCGAGAAAGATGAACACAGTACGGgatcagcatgcatgcatgcatacaggCCTTCACGACTTGGTGGTGAAGGGCGTGTAGGTCTTGAGCGAGTCGCGGACGCCCTGGATGGACGCGGCGCAGGCGGCGACGGTGACGAGGAAGCAGACGAAGCTGAGGCTctgcagcgccacccacttggtgccgaACCGCGGGATCTGCCGCTGCCGGATGTACATCTCCACGGGGAAGAAGACGGTGAGCGGCCAGAAGGCGATGCTGCCCAGGAACCCCAGGATGCTGTTGAAGAAGGGCATCAGCATGGCCAGCAGCGTGATCATCCCCACGAACGCCGTCCGCCATACCAGCCGGAACACCGCCGCGTGCTCCCGGCCCAGCCCCGGGTACCTCCGCGCCACGCCGCCCTCCACCGCCGCGAACAGCGGCTGGCAGAACACCTGGAACCCGCCCACCAGGTGGAGCACGATGCACACGTTGGCGAAGTCCACCAGCCAGTAGGGCTCGTAGAAGCCGAACCCCGTCAGGATGTTGCCGTTGGCGTCGTTGCCGAAGGCCGAGTAGCCCAGGCAGCCGCACAGCATGTAGAAGGCCGTCGTCGTCGAGATGCCCATCAGCGTCGCCTTCCGCATCGTCTCGTTCTCGCGCGGAGGTGACCGTAGCGTGTCCTGCGCACATGTTCATCGTCGTTTGGTGGCCAGCTAGTTAGTCATCATCACCTGCTCTGCTCGAGCTCCAGAGACGAGAGTTATATATATATAGTACCTGGATCTCGATGAGGATTATGGTGTAGGAGTAGGCGAAGGCGACGTTGCCGAGGGCCTGGAACGTCATCCAGACCTTCTGCGAGGCGTCGACGTCGACCCCGACCTCCGTGCCGGTCAGCGACGTCTTCCCCGTGGGCCCCGAGATGGTCTGCGCCAGCGAGAGGCCGACGGCGATGGTGGCGTAGGAGAAGGACATGATGGCGGCGACGATGGAGAGCCACGAGAGCTTGTGGAAGTTGGGCACCTGGCAGAAGATGACCTGCACCACCCCGAAGCCGATGATGTAGGCGCTCAGGTACTGGCTGCAGTCCGCCTTGTGCCCGTGCCAGTGGTAGCAGTTGGACTTCTTCAAGGCGCTGCATGCAAAAAACACACGCTCAGACCTTACTGCTACTACtatgatcgatcgatcgatcgatcatgCATGTCCAGGTGGGAATGAAAATGGGCTTCCATGGGGCTTACGCGGCGCTGGTGGAGGCGGTGATGGTGTAGCCGATGCCGGTGCCGAACATGTTGACGTACTGGCAGAAGCCGCAGAACCAGACGTGCCATCCGCCTGCATGCAAATCATCATTTTCAGCTTGCAATCTTCGTTTTCTCAGCCGGAAAGAGCTCGCAATATGACGATCACATACCTAGGTAGGACTGGACGGCCTCCGTGTAGGTGTAGTTGCGCTTGCCGGTGACGGGGTCGCCGACGCGGTAGCAGTCGGCGAGGAGGCCGCAGGTGTAGAAGGTGATGACGGCGAAGAGCACCAGGGTGAGCGGCCCGGCCACCCAGCCCAGCTGCGCCATGGCCCAGGCCAGCGACAGCACGCCGGACCCGATCACCGCCGTTATGATGTGCGCCGCCGCCGTCCATACCGTCCCTGGTGGTACACACACACAAACGTACAACAAAAATGAGCTGTGAATCCTTTGTCAAAGGAAGATATCAAACGATATACACGTTGTGTTTCTTTCCCTTTCTTTCGGCAATCGATTTGCTTGGTATAGAATTCTTACAAAAACCTCTCAAATTCATGTGTTCCAATAAAGCTCTAAACACCCCCGCAAAAAAGAAAACTCTAAACGAGTTCTCTGAAATTCATGTATGCACTTCAGAAAGTACGTGTCTGAGCCATCGACCCGTACGCAGACAAAAAGTCGCTGCCCCGTTGACGCGTACAGAAAACCGACGGTAGAGAACCAAGGTAAGCAGATCAGAGAGCTTTCGGCGATCGCCATGCAGAAAGCAGAGTTGGCAACATATTCGCGCTCGGTGGTGGCACTACGCACTAGCAAGGGAAAGAAAGCTACGGCCAACCATCGGAAAAATATCGGACGTACGTATGGCACCACCGCCGCCGCTGGATTTGGCAACATGTCATTCAATTCGAGACGGGTTCTCTACCTCGGTGGCCTACGCTGCCATGGCAGCCGTTCTTTTCTCGGTGGCCTCTTTGACCTGTGCCTATCTCATCGGGGCGCGTCTAGGACGACGTGCCGGTTTTATGGAGAGAACGCCAACTGATTGGACCGTTGTTGTGGCGCTATGTTGGTAGGGGAAA
It contains:
- the LOC119337991 gene encoding amino acid permease 1-like, whose amino-acid sequence is MDVDGHLPRTHGDVDDDGRERRTGTVWTAAAHIITAVIGSGVLSLAWAMAQLGWVAGPLTLVLFAVITFYTCGLLADCYRVGDPVTGKRNYTYTEAVQSYLGGWHVWFCGFCQYVNMFGTGIGYTITASTSAAALKKSNCYHWHGHKADCSQYLSAYIIGFGVVQVIFCQVPNFHKLSWLSIVAAIMSFSYATIAVGLSLAQTISGPTGKTSLTGTEVGVDVDASQKVWMTFQALGNVAFAYSYTIILIEIQDTLRSPPRENETMRKATLMGISTTTAFYMLCGCLGYSAFGNDANGNILTGFGFYEPYWLVDFANVCIVLHLVGGFQVFCQPLFAAVEGGVARRYPGLGREHAAVFRLVWRTAFVGMITLLAMLMPFFNSILGFLGSIAFWPLTVFFPVEMYIRQRQIPRFGTKWVALQSLSFVCFLVTVAACAASIQGVRDSLKTYTPFTTKS